From the genome of Treponema denticola:
AAATAGACACAACAAATATTCTTTTTATCTGCGGCGGAGCCTTTGTAGGTCTGGACAAGATAGTGGAAGCCCGTATCTCTACAAAGCCCATAGGTTTCGGTGCCGAAGTAAAAAAACTGAACGAAAAAAATCTTACGGAGTTATATGATCAGGTTTCACCCGATGATTTGGTAAAGTTCGGCCTTATCCCCGAATTAATAGGTCGAATCCCGATAAAGGTAGCCTTAAATGAGCTTACAAAAGAAGATTTAACCCGTATTTTGGTTGAACCTAAAAATGCCATAATCAAACAATTCCAAGCGACTTTTAAACTTGATAATGTAGATCTTCATTTTGACGATGGAGCAATCACGGCCATAGCTCAACAGGCAATCGATCAAAACACAGGCGCACGGGGATTGCGCTCTATAGTCGAAAAACTTATGCTGGATGCAATGTTTGAGGCACCGTCTTTACAAGGAAAAAAAGAACTTGTTGTAAATAAAAAAATGATTGAGAACTCCTCAATAAAGCCTAAAATACGCTTAATCGACGAAAAAACAGCATAAACCTAATAGACTGCCGGCAAGGTTGTTTAAACCTAACGGCAGTTTTTTTAAGCATTTCCGGCGGCCAGCACTACAAGAAACGAAAAAATAAGAGCTAATATAATCGACATAAAAAACAAAAAGGCATCTGCAATAAATTTTAAAATATGAGCTTTTTCTTTATAGCGGATCATAAAAAAAACTTTAAATAAAATAGAACAAAAAGTGAAGATTGCCAGCAGCACACAAAAACTTATCAAAACATTTAATATAACAAAAAGACTGGCATCTAAAAAATCTTGAAAATTACTAAAAAAATTAAAAAATAGAAGAACAAAAACGGATACGGTTAAAAATCTAATTGAACGATTTAAAAAACGAATAGTAAACTGCTTATATTTGGAGTCCGGTTTTATATTTTTACCATTCATATTGCCTAAAAAAATTAAAAATATGCGGATATTAATCCGCATATTTTTAGTAAAATACTAATTTTCCGATTCTGAAATCTGAACTTCTTCAGATACGGATGGTTCTTCGGCACCCTCAGCCGAAGTATTTTCAGCCGAAACTACATCTTCTCTGCGAGGCTTGCGTCCCTTTCGATCTGAAGTCTTAGCCGGTTTTTCTTCGGTAATTTGAGCTTCTACCGTAAAAGATATTTCTGCCGAGGTATTTTCATAAAGTTTTATAATGGCCTTATGCACACCGGTACTCTTAACGGTCTGACCCGGAATTTCGATACGCTTTCTTTCAATATCGAAATCAAGTTTTTGAAGCTCATCAAAAAGAGTTTGGGTTGTAACGGCACCATAAAGTTTTCCGTTAGGTCCTGCAGGCATAAGAACCTTAATTGAAAGAGCCTCAAGTCTTTCTTTAAGGCCTGCTGCATCTTGGCGTTTTGCAGCCTTTTTAGCTTCAATTTCTTCTTTGCGTGATTCAAAATGAGCCAGAGTAAACTCATTACAAGGAACAGCTAAGTTCCTGGGGAAGAGGTAGTTTCGGGCATAACCCTTGGCTACATTCTTAATATCTCCTTCTTCTCCGAGATACTTAACATCTTCATTTAAAATTACTTTCATATACAAGCTCCTAAAAAAATATCCGCCCAATTCCGGGAGTCGGAAAGGGCTTAATAGTTTTATTTAATGTAAGCAAAAACCATAACGCAATAAAGCTTTAGGCCGCTGCTTACACTAAAAATTCTACTCGTTCATAACGAAAGGAAGCAATGCAACAGCTCTTGCACGCTTAATTTCAACGGCAAGTTTTCGCTGGTGTTTTGCACAAGTTCCGGTAATTCTTCTGGGAAGAATCTTACCTCGCTCGGTTATAAAGCGACGTAAGGCATCCGGTTCTTTATAATCGATCTTTAACTTTTGCGTACAAAAACGGCAAACCTTTTTGCGGTAAAAAGCTCTGCCCTTTCTTTTGTCTTCGCCTTCGCGAATATTATCCTGCATGTTAGCTTCCATGTCTACATCATTCATTGTTTCATCCGACATTTAAATCTCCTTAAAATGGAATATTATCCAAATCTGAATTTCCCATATCCGGCTGGTAATCATCATAAGAAGGATCCTGTCTTCTTTGATAAGCAGAAGGTGCCTGATTTCCATCATTATACTGATTATTTCCGCCGCCCTGATATGATCCTTGGCGCTGCGGTGCGGACTGTGATTGTCCGCCCTGACCTGCCGAGCCTCCGACAAGCTGAATATTGTTAGCTACAATTTCAACCTTGCTGCGGGTTTGTCCGTCTTGCTCCCAACGGTTTTGCCTAAGCTCTCCGTCAATAGCAACCTGTTTACCTTTTACAAGGTACTGGTTTAGGGCTTCACCCTGCCGGCCCCAAAGAACCACGTCAAAAAAACTTGCTTCTTCGCTCCAGTCATCGCCTGTTTTCCGTCTTCTGTTGACAGCTATAGCAAAATTACAAACCGCAATACCGGAAGACGTATATTTAAGCTCAGCATCTCTAGTTAAGCGGCCTACCAATACTACATGGTTTATATCTGCCATAAAGTCTCCTTTTTAGTCCTCTAAACGAACAAAAAGATAGGTCAACATCTGAGTGATCAGCTTAAAACGCTTGTCCAATTCAATCATCTTTGCAGGATCTGCTTCAATGTTGAAAAGCACATAACGTCCCTTTGTCTTCTTTTTGATTTCATAAGCTAAATCCCGATCGCCGAAAGGCTCTTCAGATTTGATCTGAACACCGAAATCCGCCAGAATTGAATGTAGAGCATCTATTCCCGGTTTATAGAGATCCTCTTCAACCGGAAAAACCGTCATAAGTTCATAGTTTCTCATGTTCCCTCCTATGGACACATTTCTGAGGCCCGCATTTTCTGCGAGCCGGAGTTTTCATAGAATATCAAAAAATACTATCTTAGTCAATACCCGGCTAAAACCGGCTAAGGCCTAGCATTTCATCATGCCGCATACTGTAGGCTTTAGCATTTCATCATGCCGAAGACCATTACGAAAAGAGCAACGGTTTCGCAAAGACCTACGATAGTAATGTACTGTACAAAGCCCTTTCCTGTTTCAGCCATAGCATCGGAACCTGAAGCAGAAGCCTTACCTTGAGCAATAGCAGATGCTGCGATAGAAACACCGCAAACAAGGCCTAAGCCCAATAAGAACCAATCGCTCTGGGATGATGTAAGCATCCTGTTCATAAGCAAGAAACCGTAAAGAGTCTGCGTAAGAGGAGCGCCTGCAAAGGCGACCAAACTGAAGGGAGCGGGCTTGTTATTTAAATAACAGCGCTTCCATGCACCGATTGTTGACTGACCTGCAATTGCAAGACCGATTGCAGAACCGATAGCTGAAATACCCAACGCAGCAGCAGCACCAAAAAAACCAAAAGTCATATCCTTCCTCCAAATTTATTCGTTAAAGGGTTCATATTTAAAGCCCGACCAAGTCAAGCCCACATGATTAGAGAATTCCAAGGTATTCAATCGAACACCGTGGACTATAACGGAAAGCACGTTCATAATATAGTTAAGACCGTGTCCGAACAATAAAAGTAAGACACCTGCAAAGATTATAAAACCTCCTAAGGCAGGGCCTGCCATCTCGTTTACGGTTGCACTTATAGCGCCTCCTGCAAGACCTACAGCCCAAAGTCTTATGTAGCTCATAATATCTGCAAATACGTTTACTACGCCCAAAAGCATATTGATAATATTTTTTAGGCTTTCAACAATAGCCTGCCCTATTCCTGTAGAATAG
Proteins encoded in this window:
- the rplI gene encoding 50S ribosomal protein L9, producing the protein MKVILNEDVKYLGEEGDIKNVAKGYARNYLFPRNLAVPCNEFTLAHFESRKEEIEAKKAAKRQDAAGLKERLEALSIKVLMPAGPNGKLYGAVTTQTLFDELQKLDFDIERKRIEIPGQTVKSTGVHKAIIKLYENTSAEISFTVEAQITEEKPAKTSDRKGRKPRREDVVSAENTSAEGAEEPSVSEEVQISESEN
- the rpsR gene encoding 30S ribosomal protein S18 gives rise to the protein MEANMQDNIREGEDKRKGRAFYRKKVCRFCTQKLKIDYKEPDALRRFITERGKILPRRITGTCAKHQRKLAVEIKRARAVALLPFVMNE
- a CDS encoding single-stranded DNA-binding protein produces the protein MADINHVVLVGRLTRDAELKYTSSGIAVCNFAIAVNRRRKTGDDWSEEASFFDVVLWGRQGEALNQYLVKGKQVAIDGELRQNRWEQDGQTRSKVEIVANNIQLVGGSAGQGGQSQSAPQRQGSYQGGGNNQYNDGNQAPSAYQRRQDPSYDDYQPDMGNSDLDNIPF
- the rpsF gene encoding 30S ribosomal protein S6, producing MRNYELMTVFPVEEDLYKPGIDALHSILADFGVQIKSEEPFGDRDLAYEIKKKTKGRYVLFNIEADPAKMIELDKRFKLITQMLTYLFVRLED
- a CDS encoding ATP synthase subunit K (produces ATP from ADP in the presence of a proton gradient across the membrane; the K subunit is a nonenzymatic component which binds the dimeric form by interacting with the G and E subunits) — translated: MTFGFFGAAAALGISAIGSAIGLAIAGQSTIGAWKRCYLNNKPAPFSLVAFAGAPLTQTLYGFLLMNRMLTSSQSDWFLLGLGLVCGVSIAASAIAQGKASASGSDAMAETGKGFVQYITIVGLCETVALFVMVFGMMKC